The Rheinheimera mangrovi genome contains the following window.
GAATACGTGGCTTACGGCGCACATACAAAGCGCCCACGCCTTTTGGACCATAAGTTTTATGGCCTGAGAACGACATCAGATCGACTTTTAAGGTCTCTAAATCTATATCCACTTTGCCTGTGGCCTGAGCCGCATCGACATGGAAAATAATACCTTTGCTGCGGCACAGCTCGCCAATAGCAGCGATATCCTGAATAACACCAATTTCGTTGTTCACGAACATGATGCTGATGACAGTGGTATCTGGGCGGATAGCGGCAGTTAACTTGTCTAAGTCAACTAAACCACTGGCTTCTACATCCAGATAAGTCACTTCAAAACCTTCACGTTCCAGAGCACGCATAGTGTCCAGTACAGCTTTATGTTCGGTTTTAGCGGTGATCAGGTGCTTACCCTTTTTATGGTAAAACTGCGCAGCACCTTTAATAGCTAAATTGTTTGATTCGGTTGCACCTGAAGTGAATACAATTTCACGTGGGTCAGCGTTAACCAGTTCGGCAATTTGCGCACGGGCAATTTCTACCGCTTCTTCTGCCTGCCAGCCGAACTTGTGCGAACGTGACGCTGGATTACCAAAACAACCATCCATAGTCAAAAATTGCATCAGTTTTTCAGCGACCCGCGGATCAACCGGGGTTGTGGCTGCATAATCTAGATAAATAGGTAGCTTCATTTTCTGCTCCGGCTTTTGCCTACAACTGGCAACTGACTTCGATTTCAGTTGCTGGATTTTTTAACACACGGCCATCTTGCCGTTTCGCCACTTTTTTCACTTCATTCTGGCGAACCAGTTCACCTAAGGTGATACCAGTAAGGAAGTCTTCTATGCGTTCGCTTAAATCAGTCCACAAGGTATGGGTTAAACATTTAGCGCCGCTTTGACAATCTGATTTACCCTGACAACGTGTAGCATCTACGGATTCATCAACCGCACTGATCACCGCGGATACCGAGATCTGCATTGGATCTAAGCCCAACTGGTAACCACCGCCAGGACCACGCACACTGCTGACCAGACCTTGTTTGCGTAAACGGGCAAACAGCTGTTCAAGGTAAGACAGGGAAATACCCTGACGTTCAGAGATATCCGCCAATGATACCGGACCGGATTCAGCATGTAATGCAACATCCAGCATAGCTGTCACTGCGTAACGGCCTTTTGAAGTTAAACGCATAACGGACTCCCTGAAACGAATGGCGCAAATTGTACATTCTTGACTGTTTTAGTCAAGTATTAATCCTACCATTTTAGTCAGGTATTATCCGTTTAGGTTCAACTCTTTTTTCGATGATTCAATCGCATCTATTAAATAGTTGGGTCAAAAGCATCCACTGCTTTTTTGCGATGTTCAGCCGCTTCACGTTCGGCCTGGATAA
Protein-coding sequences here:
- a CDS encoding IscS subfamily cysteine desulfurase — its product is MKLPIYLDYAATTPVDPRVAEKLMQFLTMDGCFGNPASRSHKFGWQAEEAVEIARAQIAELVNADPREIVFTSGATESNNLAIKGAAQFYHKKGKHLITAKTEHKAVLDTMRALEREGFEVTYLDVEASGLVDLDKLTAAIRPDTTVISIMFVNNEIGVIQDIAAIGELCRSKGIIFHVDAAQATGKVDIDLETLKVDLMSFSGHKTYGPKGVGALYVRRKPRIRLEAQTHGGGHERGMRSGTLATHQIVAMGEAFRIAKEEMHAERERVAVLRDRLLDGIKDIEQVFLNGDAVQRVPGITNVSFNYVEGESLIMALKDIAVSSGSACTSASLEPSYVLRALGLTDELAHSSIRFSIGRYTTEEQIDHTIKIVHDAIGKLRDMSPLWEMYKDGVDLGSVAWVAH
- the iscR gene encoding Fe-S cluster assembly transcriptional regulator IscR; this translates as MRLTSKGRYAVTAMLDVALHAESGPVSLADISERQGISLSYLEQLFARLRKQGLVSSVRGPGGGYQLGLDPMQISVSAVISAVDESVDATRCQGKSDCQSGAKCLTHTLWTDLSERIEDFLTGITLGELVRQNEVKKVAKRQDGRVLKNPATEIEVSCQL